A region of Culicoides brevitarsis isolate CSIRO-B50_1 chromosome 1, AGI_CSIRO_Cbre_v1, whole genome shotgun sequence DNA encodes the following proteins:
- the LOC134827530 gene encoding uncharacterized protein LOC134827530, which produces MPVIMSNFKPPTCRRLQFDDEDDDEAPEHSRPNGFAAETADQNYANACLEEWRRQNRQESASRWNFDFETETPLPGPYVWERVDQNSSTTTVVEARVTAIETQQNHQNDLTEAMDCDVANNSAVTDAGEATTADVVNESCNKHHPSLMEEEQMKTPTKNG; this is translated from the coding sequence ATGCCCGTAataatgtcaaattttaaaccaccGACGTGTAGACGATTGCAATTCGATGACGAAGACGATGACGAAGCACCTGAACACAGCAGACCGAATGGCTTTGCCGCAGAAACAGCTGATCAGAATTACGCAAATGCCTGTTTGGAAGAGTGGCGACGTCAAAATCGTCAGGAAAGTGCTTCACGATGGAATTTCGACTTTGAAACAGAGACTCCGTTGCCGGGACCGTACGTTTGGGAACGCGTCGACCAAAATTCATCGACAACGACGGTGGTCGAAGCCCGCGTTACTGCAATAGAAACTcaacaaaatcatcaaaatgatCTTACAGAAGCCATGGACTGTGATGTAGCTAATAACTCTGCTGTTACGGATGCCGGCGAGGCAACGACAGCGGATGTAGTTAATGAGAGCTGTAATAAACATCATCCTTCGTTGATGGAGGAGGAGCAAATGAAGACCCCCACAAAAAATGGTTGA